In the Arachis ipaensis cultivar K30076 chromosome B10, Araip1.1, whole genome shotgun sequence genome, one interval contains:
- the LOC107619999 gene encoding G-type lectin S-receptor-like serine/threonine-protein kinase At1g11330 isoform X2, translating into MMLLHFIKGDIHIPVLLLLTLSFCHVANSLLDTITSSNYILKDPETLISTNTLFHLGFFTPSNSSTLSYLGIWYMSKSSVVWVANRNQPIKDSSSGHLKISEDGNLYVMNQQKQILWSSNITNITSNTTAQLQNTGNLVLQEITTGRILWQSFQHPADTFLPKMELSTNEITGQRVKLTSWRTPNDPSKGDFTMSLEPLHIAQVFIWRGTQPYWRSGPWNGQVFIGIPTMNANYLDGFSLDGEGETNGTYYLSYNYANVSMMYVLSSDGNLHETYWDYAKRDWIVDWSAVSSVCDFYGECGPFGSCDPKNSPICSCLRGFEPKNAQEWNKQNWSSGCVRKKPLQCDERVRNNRSSDGFVKLQNVKVPDFSQWLSSIAYDCRTECLANCSCIAYAYDSGIGCMLWCGNLIDIQQFSMGGIDLYIRVPSSELEKKNHTLIIVLSVIIAMALIVACAYILRKRAIRGVKALQRIQRRSYVNDTSQVELPENSLFELEKLATATNNFHSNNKLGQGGFGSVYKGRLEDGQEIAVKRLSKTSGQGVEEFMNEVMVISKLQHRNLVSLLGCCIERDEKILIYEYLPNRSLDAHIFDQSNQILNWEKRFSIIDGIARGLLYLHRDSRLRIIHRDLKLSNILLDEELNPKIADFGLAKIFSRTEDAVNTRRVVGTYGYMSPEYAMEGLFSEKSDVFSFGVLLLEIVSRRKNTSFCEDSKSLSLLGFAWNLWNADNTASLIDPEISSSCNKEDIMRCIHIGLLCVQELARDRPTMTAVVSMLNSETVNLPSPKQPAFVQRQTLLDIESSMTNDGFCSINNVSLTNVQGR; encoded by the exons ATGATGTTACTTCACTTCATCAAAGGTGACATACACATACCAGTTTTGCTGCTACTAACACTTAGCTTCTGCCATGTTGCAAATTCCTTATTAGACACCATAACCTCCTCTAATTACATCCTTAAGGACCCCGAAACCTTAATCTCCACCAACACTTTGTTCCATCTAGGATTCTTCACTCCTTCTAACTCATCAACCTTGTCCTACCTCGGAATTTGGTACATGTCCAAATCCTCTGTGGTCTGGGTTGCCAACAGAAACCAACCTATAAAGGATTCTTCTTCAGGGCATCTCAAAATATCTGAGGATGGAAACCTTTATGTCATGAACCAACAGAAGCAGATTCTTTGGTCATCAAACATCACAAATATTACATCCAACACAACGGCACAGCTTCAGAACACCGGAAACCTTGTGTTGCAAGAAATCACCACAGGAAGGATCCTTTGGCAGAGTTTCCAGCACCCTGCAGATACTTTCTTGCCGAAAATGGAGCTTAGCACCAATGAGATTACCGGCCAGAGAGTGAAACTCACCTCATGGAGAACTCCTAATGATCCATCCAAAGGAGACTTCACTATGAGTCTTGAACCCCTTCACATCGCTCAAGTGTTCATATGGAGAGGAACTCAACCTTATTGGAGAAGCGGTCCATGGAACGGTCAAGTTTTTATTGGGATACCTACTATGAACGCGAACTATCTTGACGGGTTCTCCTTAGATGGTGAAGGTGAAACCAACGGCACTTACTACCTCTCATACAACTATGCGAATGTGTCAATGATGTATGTGTTGAGTTCTGATGGAAACCTTCATGAAACCTATTGGGATTATGCAAAGAGAGATTGGATTGTGGACTGGTCTGCTGTAAGCTCTGTGTGTGATTTTTATGGAGAGTGTGGTCCCTTTGGAAGCTGTGATCCTAAAAATTCACCTATCTGCAGCTGTTTGAGAGGGTTTGAGCCAAAGAATGCTCAAGAGTGGAATAAACAAAACTGGAGCAGCGGTTGTGTGAGGAAGAAGCCTCTGCAGTGTGATGAGAGAGTCAGAAATAATAGGAGTAGTGATGGGTTTGTGAAGCTGCAAAATGTCAAGGTTCCAGATTTTTCACAGTGGTTGTCTTCCATTGCTTATGATTGCAGAACTGAGTGCTTGGCAAATTGCTCTTGCATTGCATACGCTTATGATTCTGGCATTGGCTGCATGTTATGGTGTGGAAACTTGATTGACATACAGCAGTTCTCAATGGGAGGAATTGATCTTTACATTCGAGTTCCCTCTTCGGAACTTG agaagaaaaatcacacactGATCATAGTTCTTTCGGTCATAATAGCAATGGCTCTTATTGTGGCTTGTGCATATATCTTGAGGAAAAGGGCAATCAGAGGAG TGAAAGCACTTCAAAGAATTCAGAGAAGAAGTTATGTTAATGATACAAGTCAAGTTGAACTTCCGGAGAATTCACTATTTGAGCTTGAAAAGCTTGCTACTGCAACAAACAACTTCCACTCCAATAATAAGCTAGGACAAGGTGGTTTTGGATCTGTATATAAG GGTAGATTGGAAGATGGACAGGAGATAGCAGTTAAAAGACTTTCAAAAACATCTGGACAAGGTGTAGAAGAATTTATGAATGAAGTTATGGTAATATCAAAACTTCAACATCGAAATCTTGTCAGCCTTCTTGGATGTTGCATCGAAAGAGATGAAAAGATTTTGATCTATGAATACCTACCAAACAGAAGTTTGGATGCACATATATTTG ATCAATCAAACCAGATATTGAATTGGGAAAAACGTTTTAGTATAATCGATGGAATAGCTCGGGGTTTACTTTATCTTCACAGAGATTCTAGACTGAGAATTATACATAGAGATTTGAAGTTGAGTAACATACTGCTTGATGAAGAGTTAAATCCAAAAATTGCGGATTTTGGCCTGGCAAAAATTTTTAGTCGAACCGAAGATGCAGTCAATACTAGAAGAGTTGTTGGAACATA CGGCTATATGTCACCAGAATATGCTATGGAAGGACTATTTTCAGAGAAATCTGATGTATTTAGCTTTGGTGTTTTGCTGTTGGAgattgtgagtagaagaaaaaatACCAGCTTTTGTGAAGATTCTAAATCTTTGAGCCTCTTGGGATTT GCATGGAATTTATGGAATGCTGATAACACTGCATCTCTAATAGATCCAGAAATATCAAGTTCATGCAACAAAGAAGATATAATGAGGTGCATACATATTGGTCTTCTATGTGTACAAGAACTTGCAAGAGATAGGCCTACAATGACTGCAGTGGTTTCAATGCTTAATAGTGAGACTGTTAATCTTCCTTCTCCCAAGCAGCCAGCATTCGTTCAGAGGCAGACTCTGCTGGATATAGAGTCTTCTATGACAAATGATGGATTTTGCTCGATTAATAATGTGAGCCTAACAAATGTCCAAGGAAGATAA
- the LOC107619999 gene encoding G-type lectin S-receptor-like serine/threonine-protein kinase At1g11330 isoform X3 — MMLLHFIKGDIHIPVLLLLTLSFCHVANSLLDTITSSNYILKDPETLISTNTLFHLGFFTPSNSSTLSYLGIWYMSKSSVVWVANRNQPIKDSSSGHLKISEDGNLYVMNQQKQILWSSNITNITSNTTAQLQNTGNLVLQEITTGRILWQSFQHPADTFLPKMELSTNEITGQRVKLTSWRTPNDPSKGDFTMSLEPLHIAQVFIWRGTQPYWRSGPWNGQVFIGIPTMNANYLDGFSLDGEGETNGTYYLSYNYANVSMMYVLSSDGNLHETYWDYAKRDWIVDWSAVSSVCDFYGECGPFGSCDPKNSPICSCLRGFEPKNAQEWNKQNWSSGCVRKKPLQCDERVRNNRSSDGFVKLQNVKVPDFSQWLSSIAYDCRTECLANCSCIAYAYDSGIGCMLWCGNLIDIQQFSMGGIDLYIRVPSSELEKKNHTLIIVLSVIIAMALIVACAYILRKRAIRGVKALQRIQRRSYVNDTSQVELPENSLFELEKLATATNNFHSNNKLGQGGFGSVYKGRLEDGQEIAVKRLSKTSGQGVEEFMNEVMVISKLQHRNLVSLLGCCIERDEKILIYEYLPNRSLDAHIFDQSNQILNWEKRFSIIDGIARGLLYLHRDSRLRIIHRDLKLSNILLDEELNPKIADFGLAKIFSRTEDAVNTRRVVGT; from the exons ATGATGTTACTTCACTTCATCAAAGGTGACATACACATACCAGTTTTGCTGCTACTAACACTTAGCTTCTGCCATGTTGCAAATTCCTTATTAGACACCATAACCTCCTCTAATTACATCCTTAAGGACCCCGAAACCTTAATCTCCACCAACACTTTGTTCCATCTAGGATTCTTCACTCCTTCTAACTCATCAACCTTGTCCTACCTCGGAATTTGGTACATGTCCAAATCCTCTGTGGTCTGGGTTGCCAACAGAAACCAACCTATAAAGGATTCTTCTTCAGGGCATCTCAAAATATCTGAGGATGGAAACCTTTATGTCATGAACCAACAGAAGCAGATTCTTTGGTCATCAAACATCACAAATATTACATCCAACACAACGGCACAGCTTCAGAACACCGGAAACCTTGTGTTGCAAGAAATCACCACAGGAAGGATCCTTTGGCAGAGTTTCCAGCACCCTGCAGATACTTTCTTGCCGAAAATGGAGCTTAGCACCAATGAGATTACCGGCCAGAGAGTGAAACTCACCTCATGGAGAACTCCTAATGATCCATCCAAAGGAGACTTCACTATGAGTCTTGAACCCCTTCACATCGCTCAAGTGTTCATATGGAGAGGAACTCAACCTTATTGGAGAAGCGGTCCATGGAACGGTCAAGTTTTTATTGGGATACCTACTATGAACGCGAACTATCTTGACGGGTTCTCCTTAGATGGTGAAGGTGAAACCAACGGCACTTACTACCTCTCATACAACTATGCGAATGTGTCAATGATGTATGTGTTGAGTTCTGATGGAAACCTTCATGAAACCTATTGGGATTATGCAAAGAGAGATTGGATTGTGGACTGGTCTGCTGTAAGCTCTGTGTGTGATTTTTATGGAGAGTGTGGTCCCTTTGGAAGCTGTGATCCTAAAAATTCACCTATCTGCAGCTGTTTGAGAGGGTTTGAGCCAAAGAATGCTCAAGAGTGGAATAAACAAAACTGGAGCAGCGGTTGTGTGAGGAAGAAGCCTCTGCAGTGTGATGAGAGAGTCAGAAATAATAGGAGTAGTGATGGGTTTGTGAAGCTGCAAAATGTCAAGGTTCCAGATTTTTCACAGTGGTTGTCTTCCATTGCTTATGATTGCAGAACTGAGTGCTTGGCAAATTGCTCTTGCATTGCATACGCTTATGATTCTGGCATTGGCTGCATGTTATGGTGTGGAAACTTGATTGACATACAGCAGTTCTCAATGGGAGGAATTGATCTTTACATTCGAGTTCCCTCTTCGGAACTTG agaagaaaaatcacacactGATCATAGTTCTTTCGGTCATAATAGCAATGGCTCTTATTGTGGCTTGTGCATATATCTTGAGGAAAAGGGCAATCAGAGGAG TGAAAGCACTTCAAAGAATTCAGAGAAGAAGTTATGTTAATGATACAAGTCAAGTTGAACTTCCGGAGAATTCACTATTTGAGCTTGAAAAGCTTGCTACTGCAACAAACAACTTCCACTCCAATAATAAGCTAGGACAAGGTGGTTTTGGATCTGTATATAAG GGTAGATTGGAAGATGGACAGGAGATAGCAGTTAAAAGACTTTCAAAAACATCTGGACAAGGTGTAGAAGAATTTATGAATGAAGTTATGGTAATATCAAAACTTCAACATCGAAATCTTGTCAGCCTTCTTGGATGTTGCATCGAAAGAGATGAAAAGATTTTGATCTATGAATACCTACCAAACAGAAGTTTGGATGCACATATATTTG ATCAATCAAACCAGATATTGAATTGGGAAAAACGTTTTAGTATAATCGATGGAATAGCTCGGGGTTTACTTTATCTTCACAGAGATTCTAGACTGAGAATTATACATAGAGATTTGAAGTTGAGTAACATACTGCTTGATGAAGAGTTAAATCCAAAAATTGCGGATTTTGGCCTGGCAAAAATTTTTAGTCGAACCGAAGATGCAGTCAATACTAGAAGAGTTGTTGGAACATA A
- the LOC110267496 gene encoding G-type lectin S-receptor-like serine/threonine-protein kinase At1g11330, giving the protein MVMGLSSHFINSQVLLTLCFSFFLHDAGSSLDTITSSYILKAPETLSSNDGMFHLGFFTPTNSTFSYLGIWYITKPPLVWVANRDQPIKDSSSSSSGVLKISKDGNLVLLNSQDDILWSTNASNISSNTTAKLLNTGNLVLQENATGRILWQSFQHPTNAFLEGMELSTGNISGVQRTKLTSWKSHEDASIGEFSMSLERLNIPEVLVWRGSQPHWRSGPWNGQIFLGIPDMATNYLFGFYLSQDNGNTNYYLAYNYGNQTFPVYYLLSVDGNVYQVSWDPEKRDWYISWLAISSECDVYGKCGEFGICDHRSTPICRCLRGYKPRNDEEWSKQNWSSGCVRKEPFQCESESVKNNKEDGFVKMQNAKVPASILSYAAEDDCKAECLGNCSCTAYAYDAGTGCMSWIGSLIDLQIFSTGGTDLYIRVPYAELGEDKKNVTVVIAVSVIVGTTIILTCAYIFWKRIQIRGNISNFTAL; this is encoded by the exons ATGGTTATGGGACTAAGTAGTCACTTTATAAACTCACAAGTTTTGCTAACACTTTGCTTTAGTTTCTTCCTACATGATGCTGGAAGTTCCTTAGACACCATCACTTCCTCTTACATCCTTAAAGCCCCCGAAACTTTAAGCTCTAATGATGGTATGTTCCATCTAGGATTCTTCACCCCTACCAACTCCACCTTTTCCTACCTCGGAATCTGGTACATAACCAAACCTCCTTTGGTGTGGGTTGCCAACAGAGACCAACCAATAaaagattcttcttcttcttcctctggtGTGCTCAAGATATCTAAAGACGGAAACCTTGTTCTGCTGAATTCACAAGATGACATCCTTTGGTCTACAAATGCGTCCAATATTTCATCTAATACAACCGCTAAGCTTCTGAACACCGGAAACCTTGTGCTGCAAGAAAACGCGACAGGAAGGATCCTATGGCAGAGTTTCCAACACCCCACAAACGCTTTCTTGGAGGGAATGGAACTCAGCACCGGTAACATCAGCGGCGTCCAGAGAACAAAACTCACCTCGTGGAAAAGTCATGAGGATGCATCCATTGGAGAATTCTCAATGAGTCTTGAACGCCTGAATATCCCGGAAGTGTTGGTGTGGAGAGGGAGCCAACCTCACTGGCGTAGTGGTCCATGGAATGGTCAAATATTTCTGGGGATACCTGACATGGCAACCAACTATCTTTTCGGGTTTTACTTAAGTCAAGATAACGGCAATACTAATTACTATCTTGCTTACAACTACGGGAATCAAACTTTTCCTGTATACTACTTATTAAGTGTTGATGGAAATGTATACCAAGTATCTTGGGATCCTGAAAAGAGAGATTGGTATATCTCCTGGTTAGCTATAAGTTCAGAGTGTGATGTGTATGGCAAGTGTGGAGAGTTTGGAATTTGTGATCACAGGAGCACTCCGATTTGCAGGTGTTTGAGAGGGTATAAGCCAAGGAATGATGAGGAATGGAGCAAACAGAACTGGAGCAGCGGTTGTGTTAGGAAGGAACCTTTTCAGTGTGAGAGTGAGAGTGTcaaaaataataaagaagatgGATTTGTGAAGATGCAGAATGCTAAGGTTCCAGCCTCTATCTTGTCCTATGCGGCCGAGGATGATTGCAAAGCTGAGTGCTTAGGCAACTGCTCCTGCAcagcatatgcatatgatgctggCACTGGCTGCATGTCATGGATTGGAAGCTTAATTGATCTTCAGATATTCTCAACTGGAGGAACTGATCTTTACATTCGAGTTCCCTATGCAGAGCTAG GTGAAGACAAGAAAAATGTCACAGTGGTCATTGCAGTGTCAGTGATAGTAGGAACCACTATCATTCTCACCTGTGCTTATATCTTCTGGAAAAGGATTCAAATCAGAGGTAATATCTCTAATTTTACTGCCTTATAG
- the LOC107619999 gene encoding G-type lectin S-receptor-like serine/threonine-protein kinase At1g11330 isoform X1, with the protein MMLLHFIKGDIHIPVLLLLTLSFCHVANSLLDTITSSNYILKDPETLISTNTLFHLGFFTPSNSSTLSYLGIWYMSKSSVVWVANRNQPIKDSSSGHLKISEDGNLYVMNQQKQILWSSNITNITSNTTAQLQNTGNLVLQEITTGRILWQSFQHPADTFLPKMELSTNEITGQRVKLTSWRTPNDPSKGDFTMSLEPLHIAQVFIWRGTQPYWRSGPWNGQVFIGIPTMNANYLDGFSLDGEGETNGTYYLSYNYANVSMMYVLSSDGNLHETYWDYAKRDWIVDWSAVSSVCDFYGECGPFGSCDPKNSPICSCLRGFEPKNAQEWNKQNWSSGCVRKKPLQCDERVRNNRSSDGFVKLQNVKVPDFSQWLSSIAYDCRTECLANCSCIAYAYDSGIGCMLWCGNLIDIQQFSMGGIDLYIRVPSSELEKKNHTLIIVLSVIIAMALIVACAYILRKRAIRGVKALQRIQRRSYVNDTSQVELPENSLFELEKLATATNNFHSNNKLGQGGFGSVYKGRLEDGQEIAVKRLSKTSGQGVEEFMNEVMVISKLQHRNLVSLLGCCIERDEKILIYEYLPNRSLDAHIFDPPKQKVLNWEKRFNILEGIARGLLYLHRDSRLKIIHRDLKLSNILLDDELNPKISDFGMAKIFENAENEANTRRIVGTFGYISPEYALQGLFSEKSDVFSFGVLLLEIISGRKNSSFYENVESLSLLGFAWKLWRNDNIASLIDPEISNPSNKKDITRCIHIGLLCVQELASYRPTMTAVISMLNSETVNLPPPKQPAFIQIQTMIDVESSLRNDGACSINYMSLTNIQGR; encoded by the exons ATGATGTTACTTCACTTCATCAAAGGTGACATACACATACCAGTTTTGCTGCTACTAACACTTAGCTTCTGCCATGTTGCAAATTCCTTATTAGACACCATAACCTCCTCTAATTACATCCTTAAGGACCCCGAAACCTTAATCTCCACCAACACTTTGTTCCATCTAGGATTCTTCACTCCTTCTAACTCATCAACCTTGTCCTACCTCGGAATTTGGTACATGTCCAAATCCTCTGTGGTCTGGGTTGCCAACAGAAACCAACCTATAAAGGATTCTTCTTCAGGGCATCTCAAAATATCTGAGGATGGAAACCTTTATGTCATGAACCAACAGAAGCAGATTCTTTGGTCATCAAACATCACAAATATTACATCCAACACAACGGCACAGCTTCAGAACACCGGAAACCTTGTGTTGCAAGAAATCACCACAGGAAGGATCCTTTGGCAGAGTTTCCAGCACCCTGCAGATACTTTCTTGCCGAAAATGGAGCTTAGCACCAATGAGATTACCGGCCAGAGAGTGAAACTCACCTCATGGAGAACTCCTAATGATCCATCCAAAGGAGACTTCACTATGAGTCTTGAACCCCTTCACATCGCTCAAGTGTTCATATGGAGAGGAACTCAACCTTATTGGAGAAGCGGTCCATGGAACGGTCAAGTTTTTATTGGGATACCTACTATGAACGCGAACTATCTTGACGGGTTCTCCTTAGATGGTGAAGGTGAAACCAACGGCACTTACTACCTCTCATACAACTATGCGAATGTGTCAATGATGTATGTGTTGAGTTCTGATGGAAACCTTCATGAAACCTATTGGGATTATGCAAAGAGAGATTGGATTGTGGACTGGTCTGCTGTAAGCTCTGTGTGTGATTTTTATGGAGAGTGTGGTCCCTTTGGAAGCTGTGATCCTAAAAATTCACCTATCTGCAGCTGTTTGAGAGGGTTTGAGCCAAAGAATGCTCAAGAGTGGAATAAACAAAACTGGAGCAGCGGTTGTGTGAGGAAGAAGCCTCTGCAGTGTGATGAGAGAGTCAGAAATAATAGGAGTAGTGATGGGTTTGTGAAGCTGCAAAATGTCAAGGTTCCAGATTTTTCACAGTGGTTGTCTTCCATTGCTTATGATTGCAGAACTGAGTGCTTGGCAAATTGCTCTTGCATTGCATACGCTTATGATTCTGGCATTGGCTGCATGTTATGGTGTGGAAACTTGATTGACATACAGCAGTTCTCAATGGGAGGAATTGATCTTTACATTCGAGTTCCCTCTTCGGAACTTG agaagaaaaatcacacactGATCATAGTTCTTTCGGTCATAATAGCAATGGCTCTTATTGTGGCTTGTGCATATATCTTGAGGAAAAGGGCAATCAGAGGAG TGAAAGCACTTCAAAGAATTCAGAGAAGAAGTTATGTTAATGATACAAGTCAAGTTGAACTTCCGGAGAATTCACTATTTGAGCTTGAAAAGCTTGCTACTGCAACAAACAACTTCCACTCCAATAATAAGCTAGGACAAGGTGGTTTTGGATCTGTATATAAG GGTAGATTGGAAGATGGACAGGAGATAGCAGTTAAAAGACTTTCAAAAACATCTGGACAAGGTGTAGAAGAATTTATGAATGAAGTTATGGTAATATCAAAACTTCAACATCGAAATCTTGTCAGCCTTCTTGGATGTTGCATCGAAAGAGATGAAAAGATTTTGATCTATGAATACCTACCAAACAGAAGTTTGGATGCACATATATTTG ATCCGCCTAAACAAAAGGTATTAAATTGGGAAAAACGTTTTAACATACTTGAAGGAATCGCTCGAGGTCTACTTTATCTTCACAGAGATTCTAGATTAAAGATTATACACAGAGACTTGAAATTAAGTAATATATTGTTAGATGACGAGTTAAATCCGAAAATATCAGATTTTGGTATGGCAAAAATTTTTGAGAATGCTGAAAATGAGGCCAATACTAGAAGAATTGTTGGAACATT TGGTTATATATCACCAGAATATGCTCTACAAGGACTATTTTCAGAAAAATCAGACGTATTTAGTTTCGGTGTTTTACTTTTGGAGATTATTAGTGGCAGAAAAAATAGCAGCTTTTATGAGAATGTTGAATCTTTGAGCCTTTTGGGGTTT GCATGGAAATTGTGGAGAAATGACAACATAGCATCACTAATAGATCCAGAAATATCAAATCCAAGCAATAAAAAAGACATAACGAGGTGCATACATATTGGTCTTTTGTGTGTACAAGAACTTGCAAGCTATAGGCCTACTATGACTGCAGTAATTTCGATGCTTAATAGTGAGACTGTTAATCTTCCTCCTCCCAAACAGCCAGCATTCATTCAAATACAGACAATGATAGATGTAGAGTCTTCTCTTAGAAATGATGGAGCATGTTCCATCAATTACATGAGTCTAACAAACATCCAAGGAAGATAA